Genomic segment of Candidatus Palauibacter australiensis:
GATGTGGGGAGAGGTGGGCGCCATGACCGCGATCCCCTTCTCCTCGACCGTCCTCCAGCGGCGGCGGGGCTACCGGCACGTGCTGCGGCACTTCGCCAAGATCCGGCTCGCGCCCCGTATCCCTCTGGACGGGGAGCAACTGCGCAATCTCTTGGAACTCAAGGATATCGCCCACCTGTACGAGCTGTGGACATACTACCGGCTTGCCGAGCTTATTTCGGGCCTCATCGGACCGCCCGCGAAGCGTGCGGCGACGTCACCCGGCGATTTTGGCGTCGCCCTGAGGTGGGGCCAAACGTTCTCATGGACCGGGGGGGTTCGGTTGGAGTACAACCCCTCCTTCTCCCGTTCCCGGAAGCCGCCGCGCGACTCCTATTCGATGCCGCTACGGCCGGACATCGCGCTGTATGTGCCCACGGGTCCCAACGCCGGTCTTCACCTGCTCGACGCGAAGTTCACGGTCCGGACGCTGAGTGACGCGGGTCTCGATGCATCGGACGAGGGGGAAGCGGACACGAAGGCGGGCGAACGGAAGGGGGACTTCCAGCGCGGCGACCTGTACAAGATGCACACGTACCGGGACGCGATCCACGACGCGCGCTCGGTCTGGATCCTGTATCCCGGCTCCGAGTTCCGCTTCTTCGAGGCTCCTCAATGTTCCGGAGGGCGGGAGGGCGGCGGCGTGTCGGGGTCGGCGGCGGTGGCCGCCGGACCGAGGCAACTTCCGGACTCAATACAGGGCGTGGGCGCCATCCCGTTCGCGCCAAGGGTCGACGATACATCCGGCGCGGACATTCACGGCGCTGCGGCAGCGACGGTCGAGAGCTTGTTGGGTCGGCCCGCCGATACGGCCCTCCGTGGGTTCGGCGCACCCGAAGCCGACTCCTCGGCCACTCTCGCGTAGCAGCCGAACGATCAGTCGGTGCGCCCGCCGGGGTCCATTCGCCACGGGTCGCGCGCCGTGAGTTCGGGGAAGAGCGCGAAGTCGCGGTCTCGGGTGAGGAGGATGTCGGTGCCGTGGGCGAGGCAAATGGCGGCAACGCGCGCATCGTGGACGAGCGGTCCGCGGACTCGGGGTCGCGTGACCAAGCGCTGCAAGAGATCGAGGAACTCCTCCGTCTCCGTTTCTGCAAGCAGACGGCACGAGGGGGACTCGGCCCACGCGCGAAGCTGGGCCCAGGCGCGGTCGGGCGGGCTTGCCGCCTCATGCCAGATGCGGCGGTTTGTGACGATGCCCATGAACTCGTAGCAGCAGGGCCAGGGAATGGCCCACGCGCCGTCGCGCTCGGCCAGCGCCCCCACCAAAGCCTTCGCCGACTCATGCAGGGGCGACTCCCGCCGGTGCGCGTAGACGAGGATGTTGGTATCGACCGCGATCACAGAACGTCCGGGTGCTCGTAGACCCTGCCGGACTCGTAGATCATCTCCGACAGATCCTGCCACGAGTACGCGGCGAGCGGATCCTCGCCCGAGGGGTCCCCGTAGCTCAAGTCCGGGAGGCGGTACTCGTCCGGCGCCGCCTCGACCGACAGGACACGCCGGAGGCCCTCCTCGACCACGGACCGCAGGGAACGGCCGTTATGCTTGGCGAAACGCTTGGCCCGCAGCAGCAACTCGTCGTGGATATCGACCGTCGTCTTCATGTTCCCATACTACCCATATCAGGCGATATGGTCCAGCAATACCGTGCCCCATGGCGTATCGGACGAAATCTCGTCGACCGGTCAGGCCGGATCCGTGCCGGTGTCCGGCAGCGGAACACCCAACACGCTGCCCTCCAGCCTTGCCACCGCTATGCGCGTCTTGGCCAGTTCGGCGGCGACCGCGTCGATTCGGCCGCCGAGTTCGGCGCGCACACCCCTAATCTCGCCTCGAAGCTCGTCGCGCCCGGTCGCCATCTCGCCGCGCACACCCTTGATCTCGTCGCGAAGCTCGTCGCGAACACCCTTGATGTCGCCCCGAAGCTCGTCCCGGGCGCTCTTGATCTCGTCTCCGAGCTTCCCCGTGAGCCTGAACAACGCCACGCCGATGCCGACGATGGCCGCGAATATGGTGACGAGTCCGATGATCACGTCCAGCCCCATCTGTGACGACTCCCGTTGGAGGTTCCGTGCGGCACGCGGCCCACCGGGCCGAAGCCTCGACCACCACGAACCTCCAGCTGTCGATCAACGTGCGATCAAGCGGCGGGCGTTTTCAAGCCAAGCGTCAGGGGACGAACATGACGGGGTTTGTGGGGAGGGCGTTGACGTCGATCACCTTTCCTTCCTTCATCACCATCGCCTGCCGGCGGATGTTGCGGATGTCGTCCAGGGGGTTGGCGTCCAGGAGGACGAGATCCGCGAACTTGCCGACCTCGATCGTGCCGAAGTCGTCGAGGCTGCGGGCGGCGAGGGCGCCGTTGCGGGTGCCGGCGACGATGGCTTCCGACGGGGTCATGCCGAGTTCGACGAGGCCTTCGATGGCCATCAGCGTGCCGATGCCGGGTTCCTGCCAGATCGGCTTCGGCTCGCGCAGGAACTGGATGTCGGCGGCGGGGAAGTTGTCGGTACCGAGCGTGACGATGCAGCCCGCGTCGATGAGGCTCTTCGCGTTCTGGCGGCGCATGGCGTTCCCGTGTCCGAGGGCGTTGCGCTCCCGGCGCAGCTCGAACGATGTCTTCTCCCGTTCGACGGGCCTGCGCAGACGCCCCCAATCGGCGGACTGCCCCTCGTTGGCGAGGCGTTGTTCGGCGGCCGCGACGTCCGCCAGGTGCTGCTCCCACGCCGCTCCCGTGATCGTGTTCACAAGCATCGAGCAGATCACGCCGCGCTCGCGGATCTGCGTCAGCAACGCCTCTGAATACGGACGGCCGGCCAGGAC
This window contains:
- a CDS encoding DUF2357 domain-containing protein, whose product is MQSERRWAVEGTRADLVAIKAVLPSASCEWAGSVLVLNLVNSVGVLDLPGLGQIELYTGKLGEAAFEALLADLTRLATSLPFAAGDPGSSPYTSGPPPPDEVLYHAFVYLRHILLSERADSDERLIPALELIQRAPHRHWRTERREVRIDALTRVDSRTLLDLVTRTGAEIHAPTLSPAAAQLAEGLGGRLPEEVSERRIRPTIDTPENRFVKGFIGQAQGVIGRVRSRVVDGRRAFERTLLADCDRMDARLMPVVRHSMWGEVGAMTAIPFSSTVLQRRRGYRHVLRHFAKIRLAPRIPLDGEQLRNLLELKDIAHLYELWTYYRLAELISGLIGPPAKRAATSPGDFGVALRWGQTFSWTGGVRLEYNPSFSRSRKPPRDSYSMPLRPDIALYVPTGPNAGLHLLDAKFTVRTLSDAGLDASDEGEADTKAGERKGDFQRGDLYKMHTYRDAIHDARSVWILYPGSEFRFFEAPQCSGGREGGGVSGSAAVAAGPRQLPDSIQGVGAIPFAPRVDDTSGADIHGAAAATVESLLGRPADTALRGFGAPEADSSATLA
- a CDS encoding PIN domain-containing protein, yielding MIAVDTNILVYAHRRESPLHESAKALVGALAERDGAWAIPWPCCYEFMGIVTNRRIWHEAASPPDRAWAQLRAWAESPSCRLLAETETEEFLDLLQRLVTRPRVRGPLVHDARVAAICLAHGTDILLTRDRDFALFPELTARDPWRMDPGGRTD